The Citrifermentans bemidjiense Bem genome window below encodes:
- a CDS encoding type 1 glutamine amidotransferase domain-containing protein, with the protein MSKKILVILSEWGFWGEELVGPLEVLQSRNYKPVLCTPTGRRPRALPPSMDPGYKDPPLGKTVATPEMAEKVRRLDDPSNPYLANQRSLKAMLPERPYWSDLGELGYPDERGQMKMSYYPLRKWEGYCRARAQAQQALVEEFEALLLVGGSGPMIDLVNNYRVHDAILAFKQADKPIAAECYGVACLAKARNFDDPRSIIWGKHVTGHPQEYDYRDLAGVLDPETGAMLSREAGNPDRWVNFGPPFYTLEHILRDATGPEGGVHGSVGRPHSVIVDYPLITGRSTADSYTTGEKLVEVLEKGLRRYGW; encoded by the coding sequence ATGAGCAAAAAAATTCTGGTCATTCTGTCTGAATGGGGGTTCTGGGGGGAAGAGTTGGTCGGACCTCTGGAGGTGTTGCAAAGCAGGAACTACAAACCAGTCCTTTGTACCCCTACGGGGCGGCGGCCGCGCGCCCTTCCACCCAGCATGGACCCCGGCTACAAAGACCCGCCCTTGGGTAAAACCGTGGCGACCCCGGAAATGGCGGAGAAGGTACGGAGACTCGATGATCCCTCCAATCCCTACCTCGCCAACCAGAGGAGTTTGAAGGCGATGCTGCCGGAACGGCCGTACTGGAGTGACCTTGGGGAGCTGGGCTATCCGGACGAAAGGGGGCAGATGAAAATGTCCTACTACCCCCTGCGGAAGTGGGAGGGATATTGCCGGGCGCGGGCCCAAGCCCAGCAGGCGCTGGTGGAGGAATTCGAGGCACTGCTGCTGGTTGGCGGCAGCGGACCGATGATCGACCTGGTCAACAACTACCGCGTCCACGACGCCATCCTCGCTTTCAAGCAGGCCGATAAGCCCATCGCCGCGGAATGTTACGGAGTCGCCTGCCTGGCTAAAGCCCGCAACTTCGACGATCCGCGCAGCATCATCTGGGGAAAACACGTCACGGGTCATCCCCAGGAGTACGACTATAGGGACCTGGCCGGCGTGCTCGATCCGGAGACTGGTGCCATGCTGAGCAGGGAGGCGGGAAACCCTGACCGCTGGGTGAACTTCGGCCCCCCGTTTTACACCCTGGAACATATTCTCAGGGATGCCACCGGGCCGGAAGGGGGGGTCCATGGAAGCGTGGGCCGCCCCCATTCGGTAATCGTCGATTACCCGTTAATTACCGGCCGCTCGACTGCCGATTCATACACGACAGGCGAGAAACTCGTCGAGGTGCTTGAGAAAGGCCTGCGAAGATACGGGTGGTGA
- a CDS encoding transposase, whose product MDQISIFTATLGLAPPWRVTSACFTDHSNRLDIKIEYSLETVACPRCGSKLSHSPTGTVQEIWYHRDFLSYATYLHARMPIIPCRCGSFRLERPWCREGSGFMPIPSL is encoded by the coding sequence ATGGACCAAATCTCGATATTCACGGCAACTCTCGGGCTTGCCCCGCCTTGGCGGGTTACCTCCGCATGCTTCACCGACCATTCGAACCGGCTCGACATCAAGATCGAGTATTCCCTCGAAACCGTCGCCTGCCCTCGTTGCGGGAGTAAGCTGTCTCACTCCCCAACGGGAACCGTGCAGGAAATCTGGTACCACCGTGATTTTCTCAGCTACGCGACCTACCTGCACGCCAGGATGCCAATCATACCCTGCCGCTGCGGCTCCTTCCGCTTGGAGCGCCCCTGGTGCAGGGAGGGGTCCGGATTCATGCCTATCCCCTCGCTTTAG
- the mscL gene encoding large conductance mechanosensitive channel protein MscL gives MLKEFKQFALKGNVLDLAVAVVLGAAFGKIVSSFVSDILTPPIGKLLGNIDFSSLFLNLTSTPIRSVAEAKALGAPVIAYGLFLNAVFDFIIIAFALFLLVRQVSKMLPPPTPPVATKECPHCCTMIPVKASRCPNCTSSQSEA, from the coding sequence ATGCTTAAAGAATTCAAGCAGTTTGCTCTCAAGGGGAACGTGCTGGACTTGGCTGTAGCTGTCGTGCTCGGCGCCGCGTTCGGAAAAATTGTAAGCTCCTTCGTATCCGACATACTCACCCCGCCCATCGGAAAACTCCTCGGAAACATCGACTTCTCCTCGTTATTCCTGAATCTCACCAGCACCCCGATCCGCTCTGTAGCAGAGGCTAAAGCCCTGGGGGCGCCGGTCATCGCCTATGGTCTCTTCCTGAACGCTGTATTTGACTTCATCATCATCGCCTTTGCGCTGTTCCTGCTGGTGCGCCAGGTGAGCAAGATGCTTCCCCCTCCGACACCCCCGGTTGCCACCAAGGAATGTCCACACTGCTGCACCATGATACCTGTCAAAGCGTCCCGTTGTCCCAACTGCACTTCATCCCAGTCTGAAGCCTAA
- a CDS encoding OmpA family protein gives MKKYLQLVLVPALLLGLFTQSYAEVKPESFSVSPYVAGYSFFGRERLETGPAVGLRGGYNFTSHFGMEAVLTYISTEGKDGSGIGDVDALNYHLDMLYHFMPENTLVPYLAMGYGGHWRDYEGDGEVNRSAFNYGGGVKYFLTDAMALRGDVRHIIMKDRDETFHDLEYGLGVDFIFGGAKAAPAVAAAPVAAPVVQPPAAEAPLEPVPAAEPAPGHYKYCVTLQGEFDIDKAEIRPEYRDEVATVGKFMKQYPTTTAVIEGHTDNVGDPQYNLDLSKRRAQAVVDYLVDNYGIERSRLEARGFGMARPIATNNTDEGRQANRRIEAIIDCAFDVKEVQPPDRLCMTLLLEFDSGKADIKPQYRDEMAKVGEYMNKYPTTTAVIEGHTDNVGGSDYNMKLSQRRAENAVQYLVQNFGIDKSRLSAKGYGYTRRIAYNSTPEGRAKNRRINAVIDCVIKK, from the coding sequence ATGAAAAAGTACCTGCAGCTTGTTCTGGTTCCTGCGTTGCTTTTGGGCCTGTTCACGCAGTCGTACGCAGAGGTGAAGCCGGAAAGCTTCTCCGTTTCTCCCTACGTTGCCGGTTACAGCTTTTTTGGGAGGGAACGGCTTGAAACCGGACCAGCGGTCGGATTGCGTGGTGGCTACAACTTCACCAGCCATTTCGGCATGGAGGCGGTGCTGACCTACATAAGCACCGAAGGGAAGGACGGTTCCGGGATCGGGGACGTGGACGCTCTCAACTACCACCTGGACATGCTGTATCACTTCATGCCCGAAAATACGCTGGTCCCTTACCTCGCCATGGGGTATGGCGGCCACTGGCGCGATTACGAGGGGGATGGGGAAGTGAACCGATCCGCTTTTAACTATGGCGGCGGGGTGAAGTATTTTCTTACCGATGCCATGGCGCTTAGAGGCGATGTGCGTCATATCATAATGAAGGACCGGGATGAAACCTTCCACGACCTTGAATACGGCCTGGGGGTCGATTTCATTTTCGGCGGGGCCAAGGCCGCTCCGGCAGTTGCCGCCGCCCCCGTGGCCGCTCCCGTGGTGCAACCTCCGGCAGCGGAAGCCCCCTTGGAGCCGGTACCGGCAGCGGAACCTGCGCCGGGGCACTACAAGTATTGTGTAACACTGCAGGGCGAGTTCGACATAGACAAAGCCGAGATCAGGCCTGAATACCGCGACGAGGTCGCAACAGTCGGCAAGTTCATGAAGCAGTACCCGACCACCACCGCGGTTATCGAAGGGCACACCGATAACGTCGGCGATCCCCAGTACAACCTCGATCTTTCCAAGCGCCGCGCGCAGGCAGTCGTCGATTATCTGGTCGACAACTACGGTATCGAGCGCTCGCGCCTGGAGGCCCGGGGCTTTGGTATGGCGCGTCCGATAGCCACCAACAACACCGACGAGGGGAGGCAGGCCAACCGCCGCATCGAGGCGATCATCGACTGCGCCTTCGACGTCAAGGAAGTCCAGCCCCCGGACCGGCTCTGCATGACCCTGCTGCTCGAGTTCGATAGCGGCAAAGCCGATATCAAGCCGCAGTATCGCGACGAAATGGCCAAAGTAGGGGAATACATGAACAAGTATCCCACCACGACGGCGGTTATCGAAGGCCACACCGACAACGTCGGCGGCTCCGACTACAACATGAAGTTGTCGCAGCGACGCGCGGAAAACGCGGTGCAGTACCTGGTGCAGAATTTCGGCATAGATAAAAGCCGCCTCTCCGCCAAGGGGTACGGCTACACGCGGCGCATCGCCTACAACAGCACGCCCGAGGGGCGAGCCAAGAACCGCAGGATCAACGCCGTCATCGACTGCGTCATCAAGAAATAG